GTCTAAGAGTTCGATCGGAACGTAGCGCTTGCCGTCCTCGCAGTTGTCGGCGTTGCACCGCTCGTCGCGCTCGAGACAGGGGCAGTCGGTCCGGACGTAGCTGACCCCGCGGTTGGCGTCGATCGTCGTGAAGGGATAGTTGGCGACGTCTACCTCCGCCATCGTCGCCGCCGTGTAGAACGTGGACTTGCCGGCGTTCGGTTTCCCGGCAAGTGCGATCGAAAGCATGCTGTTTCGTAGCCCCGTCTACAGGAATTGTCTTTCGATTCCGCGAACCCCTCGACGGCCTCGCGCCGGCTGCCGACCGCGAGGAGTAGGAGTACCGACGTCTGCACTGAGCACTTCCGTGCGACTCTGCCCACCCTCTCCGAGCGAATCCGGCCGGACGAAGCCGAGAACCTGGCTGCCTAACTTCCCGAGGAACTCAGCCGCTTCCTCGTGGACATTGCCGAGGCTCTCTTCGAGATCGCTGAGCAGGAAGGAGTCCGACCCGAGGCGACGGATCGGTCTACTCGTCGACGCGACGATACCGAATACTCGCGGTCCGTGTTCGACGACTGCGTCCTATAGTTTGACGGCCATCATCACTTCGTCGACGTAGCGACCGTCGAGTTTGTAGTGATCCTCTCTGATCGCCTCGGTTTGCCAGTCGTGTTCCTCGAGGAAGGCAATGGCCTCCTCATTGGTCGATGGGACGCTCTGGTAGACCTTCTCGTAGCCGTTCGAGCCGGCCCACTCGAGGCCACGTGAGAGGAGGTGTGAGCCGACGCCGTGGCCACGGTAGTCTTCGAGGACCCCGACGGTGAGCTCGGCGGTGTGGCTCAGCTTCTCTAACTCCGGGGCGTGGAGGTGAACCCAGCCAACGACTTCGTCCTCAACCGTGGCGACGAAGAACATCCGCGACTGGAGTTCGTTGTGTCGGAGCAGGGCCTCCTCGTGGTCGATCTCGTCGGCGACGCTCTCGGCCTCGATGTAGGTCTTCTCCTCGGCGACCCGCCGGATCGCGCCGACGATCCCCGTCAGGTCCTCCTGACGCGCCGGCCGGATGTGAAACTCGAGATCCTCGGAGACGTACTCTTCTTCGGCACCCGCGTCGATCGTTACCCTGAGCGTTCCGTCTTCCGCTTCGATTCGGCCGTCCCGCTTGAGGATCGCGACGTGATGGCGGAACCCGCTCGGATCGAGCCCGAGGCGCTCCCGCGTCTCTTCGGGGTCAACCGCCCCGTGTCGCTCGACGTACTCGTAGATCTCTTTGCGGTCCGCGTGCCCGAACTCGAGCGTCTCAGTTGGTTCCATGCCACGCGCTACCACCCACCAATACTTAACCCTTGTCCGGGCAAACCCCGTCGTCTGCTCATTCCCGCGTGCTGGCGGGGCTTCCCGGCAGACCACGTTAGAAACGTGGCCGCGGTCGAAGTCAGTTTCGACGGACCGGCTCTTAAGGCGACAACTGGTACAGGCTGAGGGACTTCTACCGGCAATACATCGACTCGAGTGCGTGAGATGAGCGGTGTCTCGGCCGACGGGTGTCCGGCAGTGTGCATCTCGCGTCCCTGATGATCGGATCGAACGTGGTGGTTGCTGGCTGTGCGCTCGTCCTCGCGGTAGCGATCGGACTAGTGGCCCATGAGTGGACACACGCAGTCGTCCTCCGGCTCGCACGCGTCGAGTACTCCGTTTCCTATTTCCCCGGGCGGACCGACGGACTCGTCGCGCTCCTGACGACCCGACCCTGGGCTGCCGTCACCCCCCGTCCGACCGGCAGCGAACCCCCGTGGACGCTTCGGCTCGCGGCACTCGCCCCATTCCTCCTTGCGGTCCCCGTCTTCGGGCTGGCCGCTGCCGGCTACGTGACGACCGAGACACCGGTCGTCGCCGCGACGGCAATCGGCTGGCTCGCCTGTGCGCTCCCGAGCCCGCAGGACTTTTCGGTCGCCGTTCACGCTCACCGACTCCTCAAGCGGTCCGCCGACCCAACCACGGCAGCCACTTCCCGCGCCGACTGACGGTCGTCGTGTGGCTTCCGTGTCCGATAGCAGCTATCGCTCGTGGTCCGTCTTCCGATTGTGGCTATCGCTCTCTTTCGGTGTCCGATAGCAGCCGTCATCGAGGGACTAGCGGTGATAGACGCCGGTCGACCACGCGTGTACACCCGTGACGACGGCAAATGTAGCGAGAACGATTCCTGCACCGACGAGTCCGGGTATCGGAACGATCCCTGCTCCGATCGCGGCGACCAGCAGCGTACAGAGCCCGACTGTCGCCGCGTATCGCTGCGGCCACTGGTCGGTCGAATCCGTCTCCTGTGGAGACTCGAGATACGAATCCAGCTGTGACGTCCGCGAGGTCGCCTCGACCCGGCCGCGGTCCTTGTCGTAGTCGACGATGCCGTGGTTGTCGAGTTTCGGCAGATGTGACTGGTACAACGAGATGTAGACCCGTTGGCGTTCGTTGGAGCTCAAGTGTTCGACCGTCGTTTCCTGCTCCCAGGCGGCCACCTGTTCGGCGAGTTCGCGCAATCGAACCGGCCCGTCTGCCCCACGAAGGTATCGGAGGACGTCTCGACGGCGTTTCGTCTGAAGAAGGTGATAGATATCGTCCAGCGCTAGGTCTGACGGGGTGTTTCTCTCGATCGCTCGAGCGGAGTCGTCGACGGAGCCCGTCCAGCTTCGTCCGATCACGTCACTCTCACTGAAGTATACTCTCGTTCAACAGATAAAACTACGTACTGGTTATTGACGTGCTATCGATCGGTTGAGCGAAAACGGAGTTTGGGTCACGGAATGACCCATCAGCCGTCCGGTAACGATGCGGTCACACAGCCACGAATGACCGCAGATCTGTAATTGAGAACGAGTGATCCACCGGCGTTCACAGCGCGTTCGGTGTGTCG
This genomic stretch from Natrinema sp. SYSU A 869 harbors:
- a CDS encoding GNAT family N-acetyltransferase, which encodes MEPTETLEFGHADRKEIYEYVERHGAVDPEETRERLGLDPSGFRHHVAILKRDGRIEAEDGTLRVTIDAGAEEEYVSEDLEFHIRPARQEDLTGIVGAIRRVAEEKTYIEAESVADEIDHEEALLRHNELQSRMFFVATVEDEVVGWVHLHAPELEKLSHTAELTVGVLEDYRGHGVGSHLLSRGLEWAGSNGYEKVYQSVPSTNEEAIAFLEEHDWQTEAIREDHYKLDGRYVDEVMMAVKL